In a single window of the Veillonella sp. genome:
- a CDS encoding Tex family protein, producing MSERMFAIIGSELNVKPKQVQAAVELLDEGNTVPFIARYRKEVTGELQDEQLRTIEERIKYLRNLETRRQEIIASITEQEKMTDELMKALEAATKLQELEDLYLPYRPKKRTRAMIARERGLEPLAEMILNDTVTSGDPLEIAKEFVTEEVPTPEDAIQGASDIVAEIVSDSADFRAYLRKKMWNEGFIQAELAGDEEVQQQFLQYAEYAEPVRQMPSHRILAVNRGEKLGALKLALTVPGDTYVAYMVQKLEKNPKSIFADYKAAAVADAYKRLIFPALERDIRNELTENADEQAIKVFGVNLKNLLLQPPLAGHVIMGLDPGYRTGCKMAIIDQQGNVLDYGAYYLTNSEKLRKEAQKVLADKIRKFKVTLLSIGNGTASYETEQFASTMIEEEKLDCHYIITNEAGASVYSASKLAIDELPDLDVTIRGAVSIARRVQDPLAESVKIDPKSIGVGQYQHDVNQKQLTHTLDQVVETVVNHVGVELNTASPAILQHIAGISSTVAKNIVAYRQENGVFKSRKELLKVPRLGPAAFTQCAGFLRLQHGKNPLDNTSVHPESYELAERIIGELGFTLKDLQDKAQLEALQVKLPLVDAEKMAAKLDAGVPTVRDILAALAKPGRDPREDLPAPLTRKHVVSLEDIKVGTVVKGTVHNVVDFGAFVDFGLKTNGLLHRSELCNSRQHPSDVLAVGDIIEAQIISVDVKRNRIGLSVKALQPEKPKNNDNNRNRNNNGQRRNNNRDNGGRQNNRNNGERRKA from the coding sequence ATGAGTGAAAGAATGTTTGCCATTATCGGCAGTGAATTAAATGTTAAGCCAAAGCAGGTGCAAGCTGCCGTAGAATTGTTGGACGAAGGCAATACGGTGCCATTTATTGCGCGTTACCGTAAAGAGGTAACAGGCGAATTACAAGATGAGCAATTGCGTACCATTGAAGAACGCATTAAATATTTGCGCAATTTGGAAACACGTCGTCAAGAAATCATTGCCTCTATTACAGAGCAAGAAAAGATGACAGACGAGTTGATGAAAGCCTTAGAGGCTGCTACAAAACTTCAAGAATTAGAAGATTTGTATTTACCGTACCGTCCTAAGAAACGTACGCGTGCCATGATTGCCCGTGAACGTGGCTTAGAGCCGTTAGCGGAAATGATCCTTAACGATACAGTGACCTCTGGCGATCCGTTAGAGATTGCTAAAGAATTTGTAACAGAAGAGGTACCAACCCCAGAAGACGCTATTCAAGGTGCATCTGATATCGTAGCGGAAATCGTAAGCGATAGTGCAGACTTCCGTGCGTACTTGCGCAAAAAGATGTGGAACGAAGGCTTTATTCAAGCTGAATTGGCTGGTGATGAAGAGGTACAGCAACAGTTCTTGCAATATGCAGAATATGCTGAACCAGTTCGTCAAATGCCGTCTCACCGCATCTTGGCGGTTAATCGCGGTGAAAAATTAGGGGCCTTAAAATTAGCTCTTACTGTGCCTGGTGATACATATGTAGCGTACATGGTGCAAAAGTTAGAGAAAAATCCAAAGTCTATCTTTGCAGATTATAAAGCAGCGGCCGTAGCAGATGCGTACAAACGTTTAATTTTCCCTGCTTTAGAGCGCGATATCCGCAATGAGTTGACGGAAAATGCAGACGAACAAGCTATCAAGGTGTTCGGTGTAAACCTTAAAAATCTATTGTTACAACCGCCTTTGGCCGGTCATGTTATCATGGGCCTTGACCCTGGGTACCGTACAGGTTGTAAGATGGCTATCATCGACCAACAAGGTAATGTGCTAGATTACGGTGCCTACTACTTAACGAATAGTGAAAAGCTTCGCAAGGAAGCACAAAAGGTGTTGGCTGATAAAATCCGTAAGTTCAAAGTTACCCTCTTATCCATTGGTAATGGTACTGCATCTTACGAAACAGAGCAGTTTGCATCTACCATGATTGAAGAGGAAAAATTAGATTGTCACTATATCATCACCAATGAAGCTGGTGCGTCTGTGTACTCTGCATCTAAATTGGCCATCGATGAATTACCAGATTTAGACGTAACAATTCGCGGTGCCGTATCCATTGCACGCCGCGTGCAAGATCCATTGGCTGAATCTGTTAAAATTGATCCTAAATCTATCGGTGTAGGTCAATACCAACATGATGTAAATCAAAAACAATTGACTCATACTTTAGATCAAGTGGTTGAAACCGTAGTAAACCACGTTGGGGTAGAGCTTAACACCGCATCTCCAGCTATTTTGCAACATATTGCAGGTATTTCTAGTACGGTGGCTAAGAATATCGTTGCGTATCGTCAAGAGAATGGTGTATTTAAAAGCCGTAAAGAATTGCTAAAAGTACCACGCTTAGGTCCTGCAGCGTTTACGCAATGTGCTGGTTTCCTTCGCTTGCAACACGGTAAAAATCCATTAGATAATACATCTGTCCATCCTGAGTCCTATGAATTGGCAGAACGCATTATTGGTGAGTTAGGATTTACCTTAAAAGATTTGCAAGATAAGGCACAACTAGAAGCGTTACAAGTGAAATTACCGCTCGTTGATGCGGAGAAAATGGCCGCAAAACTTGATGCGGGTGTACCAACTGTACGAGATATTCTAGCTGCTTTGGCAAAACCAGGTCGTGACCCTCGTGAAGATTTGCCAGCACCACTTACGAGAAAACATGTAGTAAGCCTTGAAGATATCAAAGTCGGTACTGTGGTAAAAGGTACAGTTCATAACGTAGTTGACTTTGGTGCCTTCGTAGACTTTGGCCTTAAAACTAATGGTCTTTTGCATCGCAGTGAATTATGCAATAGCCGTCAACATCCATCCGATGTACTGGCTGTAGGCGACATCATCGAAGCTCAAATTATTTCTGTTGATGTGAAGCGTAATCGTATCGGTTTATCTGTAAAAGCATTACAACCAGAAAAGCCAAAGAATAACGATAATAACCGAAACAGAAATAACAATGGTCAACGTCGAAATAATAATCGTGACAACGGTGGCCGTCAAAACAATAGAAATAATGGAGAACGTCGAAAAGCATAG